From Mustela nigripes isolate SB6536 chromosome 13, MUSNIG.SB6536, whole genome shotgun sequence, one genomic window encodes:
- the FBXO34 gene encoding F-box only protein 34, producing MHLKPYWKLQKKVRPPEISKETLRTPMSHEEAINDEKCKASYMKPSVFPSPSLGKASSRKPFGILSPNVLCSMSGKSPVESSLNVKTKKNAPSATIHQGEDGEGPLDIWAVVKPGNTKEKIAFFAAHQCSNRIGSMKIKSSWDIDGRATKRRKKSGDLKKAKIQLERMREVNSKCYQPEPFACGIEHCSVHYVSDSGDGIYAGRPLSVIQMVAFLEQRASALLATCTKNCTSAPAVLRLPGPPRGVLPASEPFPAPGACEESTERGSPEVGEPQSEPVRVLDMVARLESECLKRQSQREPGSLSRNNSFRRNVGRVLLANGTPADGGKANKGALEAPDTQVNPVGSVAVDCGPSQADCCSPEGNEAWDSAPRGCPPLPASVNFLTDSAKFEPDQHSAMKNSSRYDVEMTEELAGSPFPPHTCSQATESRTDAVDCMSGELVPLPSQDPEQRRKESLCISITVSKVEQGQPSSLKPCEDPLPGMLFFLPPGQHQSDCSQLSEGTRESPEAGRLRDAAEGDSASEDKSVSADAFVLPASPVESTLPVLETSSWKKQVSHDFLETRFKIQQLLEPQQYMAFLPHHLMVKIFRLLPTKSLVALKCTCCYFKFIIEYYNIRPADSRWVRDPRYREDPCKQCKKKYVKGDVSLCRWHPKPYCQALPYGPGYWMCCHRSQKGFPGCKLGLHDNHWVPACHSFNRAIHKKAKGTEAEEEY from the coding sequence ATGCACCTAAAGCCATACTGGAAACTCCAGAAGAAAGTGCGACCTCCGGAAATCAGCAAGGAAACTCTGAGAACTCCTATGAGCCACGAAGAAGctataaatgatgaaaaatgcAAAGCTAGCTACATGAAACCAAGTGTCTTCCCTTCACCCTCTCTTGGTAAAGCATCATCTCGAAAGCcttttgggattctttctccaAATGTTCTGTGCAGCATGAGTGGGAAGAGTCCTGTAGAGAGCAGCTTGAACGTTAAAACCAAGAAGAATGCACCATCTGCGACAATCCACCAGGGTGAAGACGGGGAAGGGCCGCTTGATATCTGGGCTGTTGTGAAACCGGGAAATACCAAGGAGAAAATTGCATTCTTTGCAGCCCACCAGTGTAGCAATAGGATAGgatctatgaaaataaaaagctcttgGGATATTGATGGGAGAGCtactaaaagaaggaaaaaatcaggGGATCTTAAAAAAGCCAAAATACAGTTAGAAAGGATGAGGGAAGTGAACAGCAAGTGCTACCAGCCCGAGCCCTTTGCGTGCGGCATTGAGCACTGTTCTGTGCATTATGTCAGTGACAGTGGCGATGGCATCTATGCCGGGAGGCCTCTGTCAGTCATCCAGATGGTCGCCttccttgagcagagagccagtgcCCTGCTAGCTACTTGTACGAAAAACTGCACCAGCGCGCCTGCTGTGCTGAGGCTTCCCGGGCCGCCCAGAGGCGTGCTCCCAGCCTCCGAGCCCTTTCCTGCTCCAGGAGCTTGTGAGGAATCCACGGAAAGAGGAAGTCCTGAGGTCGGCGAGCCGCAGAGTGAGCCAGTCCGTGTGCTTGACATGGTAGCCCGGCTGGAGTCCGAGTGCCTGAAGCGGCAGAGCCAGCGCGAGCCTGGGAGCCTCTCGAGGAATAACAGCTTCCGTCGAAATGTGGGCCGGGTGTTGCTGGCGAATGGCACTCCGGCTGATGGAGGCAAAGCTAACAAAGGCGCCTTGGAGGCACCAGACACTCAGGTGAATCCTGTGGGGTCTGTAGCTGTGGACTGTGGCCCCTCACAAGCGGACTGTTGTTCTCCCGAGGGGAATGAGGCATGGGACAGTGCTCCCCGGGGCTGTCCCCCGCTGCCAGCAAGTGTGAATTTCCTCACAGACAGTGCAAAGTTTGAGCCAGATCAGCACAGTGCTATGAAGAACAGCAGTCGGTATGATGTGGAAATGACAGAGGAACTTGCCGGGTCACCTTTTCCTCCTCACACCTGCTCTCAGGCCACAGAGTCGCGCACGGATGCTGTTGATTGTATGAGCGGAGAGCTCGTGCCACTTCCAAGCCAGGATCCCGAGCAGAGACGGAAGGAATCTTTGTGCATTAGTATCACTGTGTCCAAGGTAGAGCAGGGCCAGCCTTCTAGTTTAAAGCCCTGTGAAGACCCACTTCCAGGGATGTTGTTTTTTTTGCCACCTGGTCAGCACCAGTCAGACTGCTCCCAGTTAAGTGAAGGCACAAGGGAGTCTCCTGAGGCCGGCCGGCTTCGAGATGCTGCGGAGGGTGACAGCGCTTCTGAGGACAAAAGTGTTTCCGCTGATGCATTTGTCCTGCCAGCCTCTCCTGTGGAAAGTACATTACCAGTGCTTGAGACGTCCAGTTGGAAGAAGCAAGTGTCTCATGACTTTCTGGAGACCAGGTTTAAAATCCAGCAGCTTTTGGAGCCTCAGCAGTACATGGCATTTCTGCCCCACCACCTCATGGTGAAAATCTTCAGGTTACTTCCCACCAAGAGCTTAGTGGCTCTCAAGTGTACCTGCTGCTATTTCAAGTTTATCATCGAATACTACAACATCAGGCCGGCAGATTCCCGCTGGGTGCGAGATCCTCGATACAGAGAGGACCCTTGCAAGCAGTGCAAGAAGAAATACGTGAAGGGGGACGTGTCCCTGTGCCGGTGGCATCCCAAGCCCTATTGCCAGGCATTGCCCTATGGGCCAGGGTACTGGATGTGCTGCCACCGGTCTCAGAAGGGCTTCCCCGGCTGTAAACTGGGGCTTCACGACAATCACTGGGTCCCTGCTTGCCACAGCTTTAATCGGGCAATCCATAAGAAAGCGAAGGGGACCGAAGCTGAAGAGGAGTACTGA